A stretch of DNA from Gimesia chilikensis:
GAAACGGTTTTGCCGGAATTGTAATCGCGGGCCCGCCAGACCTTTGACATGCTGCCCTGGCCCACGCGCCCGATGAGCTCAAAACGTTGCTTGATGTTCACACGGGGAACACGTGCTTCTTTGGAAAAGAGTCGCTTTAAAAAGTTCATGCATTCACCAGGGGCAGAGAGTGAATTCAGGACCAGGTTTCATCCCGGGCTCAGAAGAAGTTAACCGGCCCAACACTTCCAGTATAATTGCCAGCCTGACGAGACGCAAAGCGGTCCCCTGAAATCGACTGTTTCCAATCAGCGTCGACTGATGCGAACGGTGGTCGGGACGGTTTCAGGGATTCGTTTTGAGACTTTGGGGGAGTCAGACGCAATAGTCAATCAGTCGTGCCAGTTCCGAGCGGAGTCGGGGACGGGGAATGATGCGATCGACAAAGCCATGATCCAGAAGAAATTCACTGGTCTGGAAGCCTTCGGGCAGCGAGCTTTTAATCGTGGCTTCCACCACCCGCGGTCCCGCGAAACCGACCAGGGCTTTGGGTTCCGCAACGACAATGTCACCCAGTGAGGCGAAACTGGCGGCGACTCCCCCCATGGTGGGGTTGGTCAGAACTGAAATGAACAGTCCTCCCTTTTCGTGGTAGCGTCCCAGGGCTGCTGAAACTTTTCCCATCTGCATCAGGGAGAAGATCCCTTCGTGCATGCGGGCTCCCCCGCCGGAGCCACTGATGATGATCAGCGGGAGTTTGAGTTCCGTTGCCTGTTCGATGGCGCGGGTCAGTTTTTCGCCGACCACGGAACCCATGCTGCCCATAATGAAAGATGAGTCGGTAATGCCGATGACCAGCGGGCGACCACGCATGTAGCCTTTGCCGACGATACAGGCATCTTTGAGTCCCGTTTTTTTCTGCTCCGCGACCAGGCGTTCTTTGTAGGTTTTGCTTTTGTCAGCAAATTCGAGCGGATCGCCTGCGGTGAGGTCGGGGTACCATTCTTCAAAGCTGTCCGGGTCGAGCAGCTGCTGGATTCGGGTGTGAGCCGAGATCGAAAAGTGGTGATCGCATTCCGGGCAGAGGCCGAGCCCCTGATCGACCTGTTTGCAGAACACGGTTGCGTTACAGGCAGGACAGCGTTGCCAGAGTCCTTCCGGCACCCCTCGCTTGGGGCGGGTGGTGTGGCTGAGCTTTGAATCGACGTTTGACTTGGGAGCAGAACTCATATTACTTAGCCTCCTCGTAGCGCCATTTTTCTGTATGGCAGCTTTGACCCTGTTGGGAATCCCTCTTTTCTGATTGATCGTCAAAATTTACCTGTTTTGAATCACTTTTTTTAGGGGGTGACTCAAGAATTTCCAACATTTCATTGTGACAGAAGCGTCCGGCGTGCTCAAAACAAATTTTTTCTTTCTGTTCGTTCCGCAGGAGGCTGGAAATGATCGTCGCCAGTGGTTCTGAAGCCACGATGGCAAAGTTCTGTTTCTTCTTCAGGTATTTCTGTAATGTTTTCTGGACCCGGTTGACCGCTTCCGAGGCGAGTTCCCCTTCGGGTGGGCAGACCGTTTCGGGAGATTCGGCCCATTGTTTGAGTAATTTGGGGTACTTCCGACGGACTTCTTCGTATTCCAAGCCCTGCCAGAGCCCCTGGTTCAGGTTTTTCAGGCCTTCCTTTTCCTTGACCGGAACGCCCAGGTTTTCGCCCAGCTGTTCGGCTGTTGACAGTGCGGGCTCTGATGAAGAAGTGATGATGGTTTCGATCCCCGCCTGTTCCAACTGGGGAATCAGATTTCGAACCTGTTCTTCCCCTTTTGCGTTCAGTGGAAGATCCAGGGTACCTTGAATTCGCTCATCTTTATCAAAGTCAGTACAACCAGGACGTATGAGTACCACAGTTGGCATGTTTTTGAATCTCTTTTATGTTAAGGAAGCTGTCCGGCTTCTGGCTATCCGGGCCAGATCGCTGACAGCAGTTGCGTAATCGGGCTCATTAAAAATGGCGCTTCCGACCACGAAGTAATTGGCACCGGCCTGAGCTGCTGCGCCGATGGTATCTGGATCAATGCCTCCATCCACGGAGAGAATCGTTTCCGGAGAGATCATTGATTTCAATTGTCTGATTCGTTCGGGGCTGGTTTCGATGAAGGACTGCCCCCCAAAGCCAGGTTCCACGCTCATCACCAGCACCAGTCCGCAGGCATCCAGATACGGTTCGATCCGTGCCAGTGGTGTCTGAGGGCTGATCGCCAGACCGGGTAAAACCCCTGCCTCCTGGAGGCGATCCAGCAGACCCTGTGGTTCCGGCAGTGCTTCGATATGGACGGTAATCGAATCGCAGCCAGCCTTGATGTAGTCATCAACATACTTTTCGGGATTGCTGATCATCAGGTGGGCGTCGAAAAACGACTTGGTCAATGGTCTGACCCGCTCAATGAGCATGGCTCCGTAGGAGAGGTTAGGGACAAAATGCCCATCCATGACATCCCAGTGGAGTACGGGTGCCTGAGCGGCATCCAGCAGCTCGACCTCACGGTGGAGGTTGCCGAAGTCACACTTCAGCATCGAGGGAGCAATTACCGGTGCAGCTGATAACAGTTTGTGTTTGGTATTCGAGTCAATCATAGAATTCAGGAATAATATACAACTCAAAGCCAAAAGCAAGAGCTCTGAATCGTTCGCATCAAGAGTTTGATTTCTTGCGAGTTTTATGAATGGAGTTACTGCTTTTATTATAAGCGGACTATTTTGACGATCTCAGGGATCATAGTCTAGTGGAAAGTAGAAACACCTGTTCTTGTGTGTAGGTGAGTCACTCTGGAAAAACAGCCGAGATGAAAACCATCTCGGCTGTTTTCGTAGTTCCGTCTCTAAATCATATTCTATAAGACTAGATAATGATTAGAGTTGCGCCAGACGAGCGATCATGTCGGCCGTCCGGTTTGAGTAACCGTATTCGTTGTCGTACCAGCTCAGAACTTTGATCATGTTGCCGCCGATCTGGGTGGTCCAGGTGGCGTCAAAGATGGAGCTGTGAGTGTTGCCGATGATGTCACTGGAGACGATCGGATCGGTGTTGTACTCCAGAATGCCCTTCAGAGGACCTTCAGCGGCTGCTTTCATGGCAGCGTTGACATCGTCAGCAGAGACGTCTTTGCTGAGGGTTACTACCAGGTCGGTAATTGAACCAGCGGGAACGGGAACACGCAGGCTGAGGCCGGTCAGTTTGCCGTTCAGGTCGGGCAGAACCAGACCGACGGCTTTAGCAGCACCGGTGGTGGTTGGAATGATGTTAACAGCGGCAGCACGGGCCCGCAGCGGGTCGGAGTGCAGCTGGTCAGAAACACGCTGGTCGTTGGTGTAAGCGTGCACTGTGGTCATCAGACCGTGCTCAATACCGAAGTTTTCGTGAATGACTTTGGCCATGGGAGCCAGGCAGTTGGTGGTACAGCTGGCGTTGGAAACACAGTTGTGCTCTGAAGTCAGCTGATCATCGTTAACGCCGAAGACAACGGTCATGTCCGGAGTGTCTTTCGCAGGAGCGGAAATCACTACTTTACGAGCACCAGCGGTGATGTGGCTGTCGTAACCGGGGTTACCGTCTGCTTCACGTTTGGTGAAGAAACCGGTGGATTCCAGAGCCACTTCGACTCCGAGTTCTTTCCAGGGCAGATTGCGAGGATCGCGTTCTGCACAGACCCGTACGGTTTTTCCGTTGACGATCAGGTTGCTACCTTCTGCTTCGACAGTTCCGGGGAAACGACCCTGAACACTGTCGTACTTCAACAGCCATGCCAGTTTCTGAGGATCACCCAGGTCGTTGATGGCAACCACTTCGAATTCGTCGGGACGGGCAGCCAGTGCTCTGAATGTGATACGACCAATGCGTCCAAAACCGTTAATACCTACCTTTACAGCAGCCACAGGACTCACTCCTTACATCTGAATGAAATTTATATCTATCTGTTGACGGCAGATCCGCTGGAAGACAATTCCTCGGGGATCTCGATGCGCGTACTTTGTAACTCGTTTTCGGGGCTGATTGTAATAGTCTATGCACGGCCACACAACCGAACGCAGCAACTCGTTTGAGTTCTTAATAATTCAACAATGTTAAGTATTTGTGCGTGTACTCGCTGACTGGCAAATGTCCCGGCAGATTGGGCGCGGATTTACTGTACAGATACTGTTCGCAGGCGCTGACATGTGACAAATTTCGACAAGTATTCCCCTCCCTGCGCGTAGTCTGGATCACACGACCTCAAGGGGCTCCAGCAAAAATGACGATAGTGCTTGAGAGGAGAATACTTACATCTAGAGGGAATATATCGACAGATCATGCATCGGGGAACGTTGATAAGACCCTGTCTGTAAGTAACTTAGCTCCTCCCGCCAGGTCTCAAATTTACTATATAATACGTTCCCTAATCACCAGGACGGGCTGATGGACGATATTCTGCAGGAGTTTTTGGCAGAAAGCTGGGAAAACTTAGGTCAACTCGACTCTGAAATCGTTGAGTTGGAAAAGGATCCTCAGAATGCTGAGCTGATCGCCAGCATCTTTCGGACGATTCATACGATTAAGGGAACCTGTGGTTTTCTGGGACTGACGAATCTGGGAGCGGTCGCGCATTCAGCTGAAAATGTGCTGGGTAAGATGCGCGAGCGGATGATGGAAGTTTCTCCCGGAGCGATTTCTCTGGTGCTGGAAGCTGTCGACAGTATTAAAGAACTGTTGCAGGGGCTGGAAGCAACCGGAGAAGAGCCCAAGACCGATCATTCAACTCTGACCGGCATGCTGGATGACCTGGCAAATCTGGCGACGGCCCCCATAGCAGAACCTGCCGCTGCCCCGGAAACGGTGGCGACTACAGAGCCGGCAGAGATCAGTGCTCCTGCAGTTGTGACACCCTCCCCTGCAGAATCAGCAACCATCGAATCTCAACCGGTAGCTGAAGCTCCCTCCCAAGAGGTCAGAGCACCAGAACCGACACCAGCTTCTCCCGAAGTCGTGGTGGATGCTGCCGATGATGGGGCTAAGTCGTCTAAGGTCAGCGTTGCCGATCTTTCGATTCGCGTGAATGTGAACGTTGTCGACAGCCTGATGAACCTGGTCGGGGAACTGGTGCTGACACGAAATCAGCTGCTGCAGCTGGCACGGGGAGATGAGGAATCGAAGTATGCAGCGCCGATCACCCATTTGAACCGGGTGACAACCGATTTGCAGGAAGGGGTGATGAAGACCCGTATGCAGCCTATCGGAAATGCCTGGAATAAGCTGCCCCGCCTGGTGCGTGACCTGTCTCAGGTGACACATAAACATATCGAACTGGTGATGACCGGTGCGGAAACCGAACTCGATCGCACGGTGCTGGATGCCATCAAAGACCCATTGACGCATATGGTCCGCAACTCGGCTGACCATGGGATTGAAGCTCCCGAGATCCGTAAAGCTAACGGAAAGCCGGAATCGGGGACCATTCATCTGAATGCCTATCACGAAGGCGGTCATGTGATTATTGAGATTCAGGACGACGGAGCCGGCATCAGCCGTGAACGGGTTCTGAAAAAGGCAATTTCACAGGGGCTGATCAACGAGGCCGACGCCGACACAATGACGGACAGCCACGTCTTCTCCATGATTTTCCAGCCTGGCTTTTCGACGGCAGAACAGGTCAGTTCCATTTCCGGTCGCGGCGTGGGTATGGATGTTGTACGGACCCAGATTGAAAAAATCGGTGGGACCGTCGACCTGAATTCGAAGATGGGCAAAGGGACGACTGTCCGGATCAAGATTCCGTTGACGCTCGCGATTGTCTCGGCCCTGGTACTCGAGAGTGGCGGTCAGCCATTCGCGATTCCTCAGTTGGGTGTTGTCGAACTGGTACGTCTCTCCGCTGAAGACCGTACGAAAATTGAAACAATTCATGACAAGAAAGTCTTCCGTCTGCGGGATCGACTGCTGCCGCTGGTCCATCTGAATGAAGTTCTGCAACTGGAAGAAGTAGCACTTGAAGATGATGACGATTTGCACGATACAAACATCGTGGTTGTCCAGGTTGGCGAAGACCAGTTCGGGCTGATTGTATCGCGGATCTTCGACACGGAAGAGATCGTGGTCAAACCTGTAGGGCGGCTGCTGAAAAACATCGGCCTGTATCAGGGAACAACAATTCTTGGTGACGGGCGGGTTGTGATGATTCTCGATGTCGGGGGAATCTTCAACCAGTGCGGTGGCAGTTCTTCGCACTCGCAGGCAGTGGCTGAAGAAAATAACTCTGGAACTGGTCGGGAAACGATCAGCATGCTGCTGTTCGGTGTCGGCGAAAATGAAACCATGGCCGTCCCGCTTTCGCTGGTGGCGCGACTGGAAGAGTTCCCGCTGGAGAGCATTGAACTGAATGGCGGACGGAAAGTTGTGCAATATCGAGACAACCTGCTGCCGTTACTTTCAGTGGAAGGTGCCGGGTATGGCGGGGGAGAAACAATTGATCCACAGCCTGTGGTCGTATTCTCGGAGAACAGCCGATCGATGGGCCTGATGGTCAGCGAGATTAAAGACATCATCGACGAGCAGCTGGTGATCCGCATGCAGTCCGATCGACCGGGCATACTGGGTACGGCAATTATCGGTAAGAATGCCATCGATGTGATTGATACTCAATATTATGTGATGCGTTCCACCCCCAACTGGTTTGCCAAGGTGGAAGATAAGAAATCCTTCCGGGTGCTGGTGGTTGATGATTCGATGTTCTTCCGTCAGCTGGTCGCGACCGCTTTGGAGACCGCAGGCTACTCTGTGGCAACCTGCGACAGCTGCGTGGCAGCGGTAGAGATTCTGGAACGCAATGCGAATTTCCAGGCGATTGTTACCGATCTCGATCTGCCGATGATGGATGGCTTCGAATTCTGCGAATGGGTGAAAGAACAGTCGAACACGCAGGAGACCTGCGTGTTGGCCATGACCTCTTCCAACAGCAGTGCAGATCAGACGCGGGCCACCGAGGCCGGCTTTGATCAGTTCCTGGTCAAATTCAATTCTCACGAACTCATTTCCTGTCTGGATGAGCATTTTGCCCGGACTAAACATAGTGCAGGAGTCAATGCATGAGCCTTACAGCGACTGATTCAACCAGCGGCATGGAGTCGCAGTTAGATTATTCGAGTCAGTATGTCTCGTTCCGCGTGGATGGTCAGCTGCTGGGAATTCCTGTGAATATGGTGCAGGAAGTCCTGACGGAGCAGGTGATTTCGCCGACTCCCCTGGCCCGCCCTGAAATTAAAGGGTTGCTCAACCTGCGGGGACAGATTGTGACGGCGGTCAGCCTGCGGAAGCGTCTGGGACTACCTGACCTGGACAACGAAGAATCAATGAATGTCGTAACGCGACTGGGAGGCGAGTCTTTCAGTCTGCTGGTCGACGAAGTGGGAGACGTGATCAACGTTTCCGGACGTTCGATGGAACCGGTACCCCGGACTTTGGATCCACACTGGCGCTCGGTCACGATTGGAGTGTTTCAGCTGGACGAGGGACTGTTTGTCATCCTGGATGTCGAAACGATTCTGAATTTTGACTGACTTTCGTTCTGTTTCCGGTGCATTTTAAAAGGGCCAAATCGTGGATTTAAATGTGACTGCACTTCGAGAATCGTTCGAGCTGGTGGCGCCCCGGGCCGACCAGCTGGCAGAACGGTTCTATGAGAAGTTATTCGAAGATTATCCCGATCTTCTGCGCTATTTTACGCATACCGACTTTTCCGAGCAGCGGGGCAAACTGATTCAGGCACTGGTGCTGGTGATGAAGTCACTGGAAAATCCCACCGCCCTGACCCGGGTTCTGCATCAACTGGGAAAAGAACATGACGAAATGGGTGTCCAGGAAGACGATTACCCACCCGTCACACAAACGCTGTTGAGTGTGCTGGCTGAATTTGCCGGCGAACACTGGAGTGATGAACTGGAAGACGCCTGGGATCAGGCACTGACAGCGGTAGCAAACCTGATGATTGAAGGAGCCAAAGACTCAAGTCGCGCTAAGCAACTTCAATCAGCGGCTGCCGGGGGCTCAACGGGAGCCGACTTTGAAGCAGAAGCGTCTGACGTGGACCCTGCCCTGACTTCAGAGACTTTAAACGAAACACAAACCGAACAGTCTATTCGATCTGAAGAGCAGATCAACCATCCTAAGGAGAAGAGTGAAATGTCGATTGATTCAGTACAGAATACGGGACAGAGCGCGGCTACTGAACGGTCGCAGAATCTTGATCAGTTTTACGGCATTGTGGAATTCAGTCCACAGGCCACCCTGTTTGTCAGTGCTCAAGGCGAGTTGACCTACATCAACCGCAAGGGACAGGAACTGCTGAATCAGCTCAGCGGCGAACTGGGACTGACAGCACAACAGGTTGTCGGTGGCAGCATCAATCAGCTGGCTGCCCGCATTCCTGAACTGCAGACCGCGATTACCGGTCTGGTGGGAGAGAAAACGATCACCGCTCCTGTGGGACAACGTTACCTGGAAATCAGTCTGTCTGCTGCCAGCGGTGAGTCTGGTGAGAGTGTCGGAACTGTCATGACCTGGAAAGACATCACCGAGACCATCCAGCAGGAAGAAGAGAACTGCGACCTGTCCGGTCAATTGGGCGCAATCAGCGATGCCCAGGCTGTGATTGAATTCAAAATGGATGGCACGATCATCAAGGCCAACGACAATTTCTGTAAAACGGTCGGTTACTCCCTCGAAGAAATTCAGGGTAAACATCACCGGATGTTCGTAGACAGCGAGTTTCAGAACAGTCCTGAATATCAGGAATTCTGGGAAAAACTGAATGCCGGGATTAACCAGGTTGCTGAGTACAAGCGCATTGGCAAAGGTGGAAAAGAGATCTGGATTTCCGCTTCTTATAATCCCATCAAGAACAAGAGTGGAAAACTGGTGAAGGTCGTCAAATATGCGACAGACATCACCGAGAAGAAGCTGGCTGAAGCCGAGATGGTGCGTGTGCAGAACATGATGGATAACATTCCCATCAATGTGCTGCTGGCCAACCGCGATTTCGAAATGGTCTACATGAACCCTGCTTCTTACAAGCAGCTGAAAGCCATTGAGCATCTGCTGCCTAAGCCCGTTGATCAGCTGGTTGGTCAGAGCATCGATATTTTCCATAAGAATCCAGAGATGCAGCGGCGGATGCTGGCTGATCCGTCCAACTTGCCTCACCGGGCAAAAATCAAGGTGGGCGACGAAACTCTGGACCTGCTGGCAACAGCGATCACCGACAAGGAAGGCAATTACATCGGCCCGATGGTCAGCTGGTCTCTGATTACCGATCAGGTCAAGCTGGCTGATGATTTCGAAAGCGAAATTCAGGGCATCGTAAGTGTCGTTACCTCTTCTGCTACAGAAATGCAGGCCAGTTCGAAGAGTCTGTCTGACATGGCTGATGAAACGGCTCGCCAGTCTCAGGTTGTGGCTGCAGCCAGTGAAGAAGCAACCCGTAACGTGGAGACCGTCTCCTCGGCTGCGGAAGAGTTGAGTGCTTCGATCAGCGAGATTGCCCGTCACGTACAGGAACAGTCGCACATGACCTCACAGGCTGTGGGTGAAGCAGATCGTACGAATGAGACCATCAAAGAACTGGGTGATGCCAGCAGTGAAATTGGTCAGGTCGTGAAAGTGATTACTTCGATTGCTCAGCAGACTAACCTGCTGGCTCTGAACGCGACCATTGAAGCAGCCCGGGCCGGTGAAGCTGGTAAAGGGTTTGCTGTGGTAGCGAACGAAGTGAAAGAACTGGCTCGCCAGACTGCACGTGCTACGGAAGAAATCAGCGAGAAGATCTCTGCAATTCAGGGTTCGACGAACATCGCGGTTTCGGCCATCGGTTCGATTGGGGAAAGTATTCGTAAGATCAACGAAATTTCCACAACAATTGCGAGTGCCGTTGAGGAACAGACTGCAGCTACGAATGAGATTTCCCGTAACGTCGCTGAAGCGGCTCGCGGTACTGCCGAAGTGACCAACAACATTTCGGGTGTTTCCCAGGCAGCCAGCGAGAGTGGAACGGCAGCAAACGACATGCTGGCCGCTGCTCAGGGTCTGACTCAGGAATCGGTCAAGCTGGACGAAGCTGCTGCCAACTTCCTGAAGCGGATGCGTACCATCTAAGCAGTATGGCCCTGACGGGGCAGACACTGCAGTTCAATCAAATCAACCGTCAGTCTGAGCTCATGTATATTTACAAATGCCAGGTCTGACGGTTTTTTTGTTTTAACAACGAGACTGAGGTTCAGGCAAAACACTCAAACCTGCTGAAAATTAAGGATTTTGGACTTTGCCAGACTCCGGCACAAAAACGTGTCCTAGACTTCGAATGAGAAAAGAAACGACCGCCTGTCCGCGTGGTGCGATTGTAAGAGATTCACCAGTTCTGCGGGTCGGCATTTGATTAAACGATAACTTACATACTGGGAGACCGGTGATAATGAAAACGGTATTACTTGTAGACGATTCCCGTGCAGTGCGACTGGTTGGTCGCCGCATGATGGGGGCGTTTGGCCTGGAAGTTCTGGAAGCGGAAGATGGTAAGCAGGCTCTGGAAGTCGCGCGTGCGAATCCGGAACTGGATGCGATTTTACTGGACTGGAACATGCCGATCATGGATGGGATGGAGTTTCTGACCGCACTGCGTGCAGAAGATCGTCAGAAACAGCCCATCGTGGTGATGTGCACTACGGAAAATGATATGCCCCGGATCGTGCAGGCGATGCAGGCTGGTGCCAACGAGTACATCATGAAGCCGTTCACTGAAGACATCATCCGCGACAAGTTTGAAGAGACAGGTGTTTTGTGAGCCATTCGGTAATCAAAGTACTGCTGGTTGATGACTCGGCTGTGATTCGTGGATTAATGACGCAGGCAATTAATCTCGATGATCAGATCAGTGTTGTCGGTTCCGCAATGCACGGTCAGGCTGCGTTGACCTGGTTGAATTCTCACCAGGCGGATGTAGTTGTGCTCGATGTGGAAATGCCGGTGATGGATGGAATCAGCTGTCTGAAGCAGTTGAGACAAAGCCATCCAGACCTGCCGGTGATCATGGCCAGTTCTCTGACCCGTGCCGGAGCAGAAATTACTCTGCAGGCGCTGGATCTGGGGGCCGCCGGATGTGTTGCCAAACCGGTCGCGTCGAATGCGGCTGAGGCAATCGCCCAGATGGCTCACGATCTGTTGCCTTTAATCAAGGCACTGGTTCGTGGCAGGCAGACCGACTCTCAGAGTCTGACCCAACTGCAGGTGCGTACGACCACGTCTCCTGTAAAAACTCCCATGGTACTGGTCATCGGATCCAGCACGGGAGGGCCCAATGCTTTAAAAACAGTATTGTCCGCCCTGCCCGAGAAGTTTTCGCTGCCGATTCTGATAGCCCAGCATATGCCACCCTTGTTTACACGAACACTGGCGGAACATATCCAGCGGGATACCGGTCGACCGACTTCAGAAGCGGTTGATGGTGCTTTGATTGAAAGAGGTCATATCTACATCGCGCCAGGTGATCATCACATGGTGGTCGACAAGCAGAATGATCGCATGGTAATTCGACTGAATCAGGAAGCGCCCGAGCATTTCTGCCGTCCCTCAGTCAATCCGTTATACAACTCCGCAGCAAACTGGTATGGCAGTTCTGTGCTGGCGGTGATGTTGACCGGGATGGGAGATGACGGTATCGAGGGAGCCCGATCGATCAGTGAACGTCAAGGTTATATTATCGCACAAGATGAACGAAGCAGTGTTGTCTGGGGAATGCCTGGCGCTATCGCCAAGGCAGGACTGGCCAACCAGGTGCTGCCACTCAGAAATATTGCCTCTGAACTGGCGCGACTTTGTTCTTTATAGAAAGTGGTGTTCCCGTGTCTCCAGAAGATTATAATTTCATAACCAGCTTTTTGCTGGATACAACAGGTCTGTCTCTCGGCGAGAATAAAGAGTACTTGCTGGAAGCCCGTCTGGTTCCGCTGGCCCAGTCACATGGTATGAACGGGGTCGAAGATCTCGTGCTGGCACTCAAATCGAGTATCGATCCCAGTCTGAAAAAAGACGTAATGGAAGCGATGACGACGAATGAGTCTTCGTTCTTCCGTGACAGACGTCCTTTTGACGAACTTAAAAATTCGATCTTACCGAATCTGATCGCCGAACGGAAAGCAACCCAGCGGCTGCGGATCTGGTGTTCCGCCTGCTCTCACGGGCAGGAGCCTTACAGCATCGTGATGCTGATCCGCGAACACTTCCCGGAACTGGCCAACTGGAATATTCAGATCGTCTCGACCGACCTCTGCAGCAAAGCACTGGATCGGGCCCGGGGTGGGATTTATTCCCAGTTTGAGGTTCAGCGTGGTTTGCCTGTGCAGCTGCTGATGAAGCACTTTGATCAGTGCGAACAGGGCTGGCAGATCAAATCGGAACTGGGAGCCGGGATTCAGTGGAAGCATCTGAACCTGCTGGAAGATTTTCAGCACCTGGGCATGTTCGACATTGTCTTCTGCCGAAACGTCCTGATTTACTTCAAACCAGAGACCAAGAAAGACATTCTCGACCGCATCAGCCGACAGATGTCGTCTGCCGGCGTGTTACTGCTGGGAGCAGCGGAAACGGTGCTGGGAATTTCAGATAACTACACCAAGCTGCCCGAATGTCAGTCGGCCATTTATCGTCTGTCAAACTCGAGCCCGCTTTCAGCTGGAGTTCGCTGAATCCGCCAGGCAGGAAGCCGGTCCGGTAAGATGTAAATATTAAGAAAATTAATATTCTTTTCGGATCCTTCCCTGTCCGTGAAGATCAATTCTCTCTCGTAT
This window harbors:
- a CDS encoding methyl-accepting chemotaxis protein, giving the protein MTALRESFELVAPRADQLAERFYEKLFEDYPDLLRYFTHTDFSEQRGKLIQALVLVMKSLENPTALTRVLHQLGKEHDEMGVQEDDYPPVTQTLLSVLAEFAGEHWSDELEDAWDQALTAVANLMIEGAKDSSRAKQLQSAAAGGSTGADFEAEASDVDPALTSETLNETQTEQSIRSEEQINHPKEKSEMSIDSVQNTGQSAATERSQNLDQFYGIVEFSPQATLFVSAQGELTYINRKGQELLNQLSGELGLTAQQVVGGSINQLAARIPELQTAITGLVGEKTITAPVGQRYLEISLSAASGESGESVGTVMTWKDITETIQQEEENCDLSGQLGAISDAQAVIEFKMDGTIIKANDNFCKTVGYSLEEIQGKHHRMFVDSEFQNSPEYQEFWEKLNAGINQVAEYKRIGKGGKEIWISASYNPIKNKSGKLVKVVKYATDITEKKLAEAEMVRVQNMMDNIPINVLLANRDFEMVYMNPASYKQLKAIEHLLPKPVDQLVGQSIDIFHKNPEMQRRMLADPSNLPHRAKIKVGDETLDLLATAITDKEGNYIGPMVSWSLITDQVKLADDFESEIQGIVSVVTSSATEMQASSKSLSDMADETARQSQVVAAASEEATRNVETVSSAAEELSASISEIARHVQEQSHMTSQAVGEADRTNETIKELGDASSEIGQVVKVITSIAQQTNLLALNATIEAARAGEAGKGFAVVANEVKELARQTARATEEISEKISAIQGSTNIAVSAIGSIGESIRKINEISTTIASAVEEQTAATNEISRNVAEAARGTAEVTNNISGVSQAASESGTAANDMLAAAQGLTQESVKLDEAAANFLKRMRTI
- a CDS encoding response regulator, which codes for MKTVLLVDDSRAVRLVGRRMMGAFGLEVLEAEDGKQALEVARANPELDAILLDWNMPIMDGMEFLTALRAEDRQKQPIVVMCTTENDMPRIVQAMQAGANEYIMKPFTEDIIRDKFEETGVL
- a CDS encoding chemotaxis response regulator protein-glutamate methylesterase; this encodes MSHSVIKVLLVDDSAVIRGLMTQAINLDDQISVVGSAMHGQAALTWLNSHQADVVVLDVEMPVMDGISCLKQLRQSHPDLPVIMASSLTRAGAEITLQALDLGAAGCVAKPVASNAAEAIAQMAHDLLPLIKALVRGRQTDSQSLTQLQVRTTTSPVKTPMVLVIGSSTGGPNALKTVLSALPEKFSLPILIAQHMPPLFTRTLAEHIQRDTGRPTSEAVDGALIERGHIYIAPGDHHMVVDKQNDRMVIRLNQEAPEHFCRPSVNPLYNSAANWYGSSVLAVMLTGMGDDGIEGARSISERQGYIIAQDERSSVVWGMPGAIAKAGLANQVLPLRNIASELARLCSL
- a CDS encoding CheR family methyltransferase; this encodes MSPEDYNFITSFLLDTTGLSLGENKEYLLEARLVPLAQSHGMNGVEDLVLALKSSIDPSLKKDVMEAMTTNESSFFRDRRPFDELKNSILPNLIAERKATQRLRIWCSACSHGQEPYSIVMLIREHFPELANWNIQIVSTDLCSKALDRARGGIYSQFEVQRGLPVQLLMKHFDQCEQGWQIKSELGAGIQWKHLNLLEDFQHLGMFDIVFCRNVLIYFKPETKKDILDRISRQMSSAGVLLLGAAETVLGISDNYTKLPECQSAIYRLSNSSPLSAGVR